In Phaseolus vulgaris cultivar G19833 chromosome 7, P. vulgaris v2.0, whole genome shotgun sequence, the genomic stretch AAAAGGAAGATTCAGTGACGATTCAAGAATCTAGACAAGTTGGATGATACctagataataataaaaagtggaGAAAGTGAGTCACAGAGCCACATCAGTAGTTTCAATGGGAATCTACCTCCTCGAAATGGAATTATTGGTGTTAAAATGATGATAGAGTACAGATTTTCCACATCAGTACTTTTGTCCCCTGATGGTTTGAAAGGCCAAAAGTGTACTAAGATGGTGGCTAATGGTTGGTTCATTTCTAAATATTCAATAAATCTATGTATGAAGGCATTAAAGGGTTAATAATACATGTTGTGGTGTCGTGTTATTAAGTGGGTTTGTTTGTGTTAggtataaaaaaaagaagacaAAAGGGTTGCACTGTTCTTGGTGTCCTTCCTTGTGAACAGTGgtctctttttcctttttgttGATATATATATTCACCTTGCATTCTTCATCCCATTTTCATCAATGCATTCAGAAATTGAATGCTAACTGGTTGCCATTCTGTTACCAGTTGAAAGAAAATCATGAGTTCATCCAACCAGTCCAATCAGGGCAGCAGATTTTTAGCAGATAAGCCTAAGAATGTGGTTGATGCTAAAGAAAAAATCTTCAGAATTGATGGTAAGAACAATTATAAAGTTAATGCTGTTCCATTTTTTTGGCAACTTAAGTTTTAATGTCAAAAACCTTCTAGGATTTTAATGGAAAACTTACATAGAAATGAGATTAATCcatgataaaatataataataatgtaattaGCAAGAATAGTGGTATAGTTAATGATCACTGATAAGATTAACTTATAGAATAGTCAGtactaaaatatatttgtatgaTATAAGATGTAAAAGATGTAAAGTAACTTTCATTCGAAAATGGAAACTTATGCCTCTTGTGGTGACTTGTATTATTCTTTTGTTCGTTATCTGTTTCCATTATAAGTCGTTGCAGCAATTACAAAACCAACTGAAGTTAAGAATTCCGCAGGAAACACAACATTTGTGACAAATGGACGTTGGTTGGAAAAACATAACAGACTTATTTGTGAGATACGGAGTGCTTTAAATGATGAAGTTGTTGATGACAAACTAGTGTTTCTTATAGACATAGTTATGAAGCACTATTTTGAACTCTCGGAGAAGAAAACAAGTGCTGCAAATTTTGATGTCAGCATTAATGTTGCTTCTGCTGCGACTTGGTGCACAACAGCTGAACGCAGTCTATGGTGGATTGGTGGATTTCGCCCTTCTCAACTGCTTCAGGTAAAGCTTGTCTCGTAAAATTCTCATGCATggaaagaaaatgagaaaaaaatgacCACAATATCTATATGCTTCATAATGTCTGCCTTGGAAACAGGTTATTTTGCCTCAACTTCAACATTCGTGTTCTCAGCAGCAACTTTCTGATATTTGGAATTTTGTACAATCAAGTGAACAAGTAGAATATGCTCTTGCACGAGGCATGGACAAACTTCACCAAATCCTTCATACTGCAACAACAACAGAAGGTGACAAAGGACTCAAACTGACGTGTGCCCCACAACACATGAGATTTCTAAAGCAGGTAATgaatgcatgcatgcatgcatgcattgAATACAATTTTTCTATATCATAATTGTTTTTGGTATTAGTTTGATTTTAAAAAGTGGTAATAACAATTTGTTTGAAACACTTTAACATTTAACATGGTTTGTTGTTAAACAGGCGAATGATGTTCGACAGGAATTTTTGCGTCAACTATGTGGTCTGCTCACAAATAATCAGTATGCGGAATTCTTACTTGGTGTGGGGGAACGCCTCTGTAACCCTTCCAGCTCCCTTTGAACACTCCATCAAATATGAAAGTGGAAATGTTATTCTTAAgtttattacaaaattataaataaatattgttggGCACATTTTATTTGTTACATTTCCTTATTTCCACAGCTTTTATTCTCATGTTTAGAACTCAGTAGTTCATT encodes the following:
- the LOC137828268 gene encoding transcription factor TGA4-like isoform X1; the encoded protein is MSSSNQSNQGSRFLADKPKNVVDAKEKIFRIDVVAAITKPTEVKNSAGNTTFVTNGRWLEKHNRLICEIRSALNDEVVDDKLVFLIDIVMKHYFELSEKKTSAANFDVSINVASAATWCTTAERSLWWIGGFRPSQLLQVILPQLQHSCSQQQLSDIWNFVQSSEQVEYALARGMDKLHQILHTATTTEGDKGLKLTCAPQHMRFLKQANDVRQEFLRQLCGLLTNNQYAEFLLGVGERLCNPSSSL
- the LOC137828268 gene encoding transcription factor TGA4-like isoform X2, translated to MSSSNQSNQGSRFLADKPKNVVDAKEKIFRIDGNTTFVTNGRWLEKHNRLICEIRSALNDEVVDDKLVFLIDIVMKHYFELSEKKTSAANFDVSINVASAATWCTTAERSLWWIGGFRPSQLLQVILPQLQHSCSQQQLSDIWNFVQSSEQVEYALARGMDKLHQILHTATTTEGDKGLKLTCAPQHMRFLKQANDVRQEFLRQLCGLLTNNQYAEFLLGVGERLCNPSSSL